The Macrotis lagotis isolate mMagLag1 chromosome 6, bilby.v1.9.chrom.fasta, whole genome shotgun sequence genome includes a window with the following:
- the CHST2 gene encoding carbohydrate sulfotransferase 2, producing MAQGAGARRPPGPAPPAAAAASGEMGSPAGPSPRRAARGGLRPPGPAPPLGMKAFRRKALLLCAGYALLLLLTMLNLLDYKWPRRPPPPPPPCRGEPPPPPPPPAPRALSRAPPAPGPGAGANGSAALPRGRRLVYVFSTWRSGSSFFGELFNQNPEVFFLYEPVWHVWQKLYPGDAVALQGAARDMLSALYRCDLSVFQLYGPAGGAGRNLTTLAIFGAATNKVVCSAPLCPAYRKEAVGLVDERVCKKCPPQRLARLEEECRKYRALVIKGVRVFDVAVLAPLLRDPALDLKVVHLVRDPRAVASSRIRSRHGLIRESLQVVRSRDPRAHRLPFLEAAGHRPPGAKKEGAAAGPADYHALGAMEVICSSMAKTLQTALRPPDWLRGRYLAVRYEDLVGDPVKTLRRVYGFVGLPVSPEMERFALNMTSGSASSSKPFVVSARNATQAASAWRAALTFQQIKQVEEFCHQPMALLGYERVSSPEEVKDLSRPLLRKPRL from the exons ATGGCCCAGGGAGCCGGGGCGCGCCGcccgcccggccccgcgccccccgccgccgccgccgcctccgggGAGATGGGCAGCCCGGCCGGCCCGAGCCCGCGCCGCGCCGCCCGCGGGGGGCTGCGGCCC cccggcccggccccgccgctcGGCATGAAGGCGTTCCGCAGGAAGGCGCTGCTGCTGTGCGCCGGCTAcgcgctgctgctgctgctgaccATGCTCAACCTCCTGGACTACAAGTGGCCGCGgcggcccccgccgccgccgccgccctgcCGCGGGgagcccccgccgccgccgccgccgcccgcgccccgcgcccTCTCCCGCGCGCCCCCCGCGCCCGGGCCCGGCGCCGGCGCCAACGGCAGCGCGGCGCTGCCCCGCGGGCGGCGGCTGGTGTACGTGTTCAGCACGTGGCGCTCCGGCTCGTCCTTCTTCGGGGAGCTCTTCAACCAGAACCCCGAGGTGTTCTTCCTCTACGAGCCCGTGTGGCACGTGTGGCAGAAGCTGTACCCGGGCGACGCCGTGGCGCTGCAGGGCGCCGCGCGGGACATGCTCAGCGCGCTCTACCGCTGCGACCTGTCCGTCTTCCAGCTGTACGGGCCGGCCGGCGGCGCGGGCCGCAACCTGACCACGCTGGCCATCTTCGGCGCCGCCACCAACAAGGTGGTGTGCTCGGCGCCGCTGTGCCCGGCCTACCGCAAGGAGGCGGTGGGGCTGGTGGACGAGCGCGTCTGCAAGAAGTGCCCGCCGCAGCGGCTGGCGCGGCTGGAGGAGGAGTGCCGCAAGTACCGCGCGCTGGTCATCAAGGGCGTGCGCGTCTTCGACGTGGCCGTGCTGGCGCCGCTGCTGCGCGACCCGGCCCTGGACCTCAAGGTGGTGCACCTGGTGCGCGACCCGCGCGCCGTGGCCAGCTCCCGCATCCGCTCGCGCCACGGCCTCATACGCGAGAGCCTGCAGGTGGTCCGCAGCCGCGACCCGCGCGCCCACCGCCTGCCCTTCCTGGAGGCGGCGGGCCACCGGCCGCCCGGCGCCAAGAAGGAGGGCGCGGCCGCCGGGCCGGCCGACTACCACGCCCTGGGGGCCATGGAGGTGATCTGCAGCAGCATGGCCAAGACCCTGCAGACGGCGCTGCGGCCCCCCGACTGGCTGCGCGGCCGCTACCTGGCCGTGCGCTACGAGGACCTGGTGGGGGACCCGGTGAAGACGCTGCGCCGCGTCTACGGCTTCGTGGGGCTGCCCGTGAGCCCCGAGATGGAGCGCTTCGCCCTGAACATGACCAGCGGCTCGGCCTCCTCCTCCAAGCCCTTCGTGGTGTCGGCCCGCAACGCCACGCAGGCGGCCAGCGCCTGGAGGGCCGCCCTCACCTTCCAGCAGATCAAGCAGGTGGAGGAGTTCTGCCACCAGCCCATGGCGCTGCTGGGCTACGAGAGGGTCAGCAGCCCCGAGGAGGTCAAGGACCTCAGCCGGCCCCTGCTGCGGAAGCCCCGGCTCTAA